From a single Spongiibacter taiwanensis genomic region:
- a CDS encoding SDR family NAD(P)-dependent oxidoreductase, with translation MLLDVKNLFSLDGKVALVTGGGTGMGRRIAFTLASAGAKVIVGARRQEMVEEVAAGIREAGGDATAVRLDISDVASIKAAFDQAEQTYGIVDVLVNSAAQIDFAPFPMIDDAAWNNLIDVNFSGTMRMCRECTTRLLEAKKPGSIINISSVTGLQTLKNVPCYGSLKAAVIQLTKQIAADLFNTGIRCNTIAPGYFLTEMVEAYFETDQGKEEISRLPSKRVGKVEELDGPVLLLASDASSFVNGVVLPVDDGQVLQLA, from the coding sequence ATGTTGTTAGACGTTAAGAATCTGTTTTCTCTCGACGGTAAAGTTGCCCTGGTTACCGGTGGCGGTACCGGCATGGGGCGTCGCATTGCCTTCACCCTGGCTTCGGCGGGTGCCAAGGTGATTGTTGGTGCCCGCCGCCAGGAAATGGTGGAAGAGGTCGCGGCCGGTATTCGAGAAGCCGGTGGTGATGCCACTGCCGTGCGTCTGGATATTTCCGATGTCGCCAGCATCAAGGCGGCCTTTGACCAGGCAGAGCAGACTTACGGCATTGTCGATGTGTTGGTGAACTCGGCGGCCCAGATTGATTTTGCGCCCTTTCCCATGATTGATGATGCGGCCTGGAATAACCTGATCGACGTGAACTTCAGCGGCACCATGCGCATGTGTAGAGAGTGCACGACCCGCCTGCTGGAAGCAAAAAAGCCGGGCTCTATTATTAACATCAGTTCTGTAACGGGTCTGCAGACGCTTAAAAATGTGCCCTGTTATGGCAGCCTGAAAGCGGCGGTTATTCAACTCACCAAACAGATTGCGGCGGACCTGTTTAACACCGGCATTCGCTGCAACACCATTGCCCCCGGTTACTTTCTGACCGAAATGGTAGAGGCCTATTTCGAAACAGATCAGGGCAAAGAGGAAATCTCTCGCCTGCCTTCCAAGCGGGTTGGCAAGGTGGAAGAGCTGGATGGTCCGGTGCTGCTCTTGGCCAGTGACGCGTCCTCATTTGTTAACGGTGTGGTGCTGCCAGTAGACGATGGCCAGGTATTGCAGCTGGCGTAA
- a CDS encoding Gfo/Idh/MocA family protein, whose product MTKKIGVGIIGASPERGWAVDAHIPALAQIPEAELVAVSTSRAESARAAASQFGVALAFDNAEALVARPEVDLAVVTVKVPYHFELVSAALNAGKAVYCEWPLGNGVEEAEALAKMAAEKGVYNAVGLQARSAPVIKYAKALVAEGYVGEVLSSTIVADGINWGADVLDCYRYLLDKDNGASMLTIPFGHTMDAFCSVLGEFASLNATTATRRKRVKVVESGEMIPATVADQIALTGELESGAVASVHFRGGFSRGTHFLWEITGTEGDLVITAGGGHTQMLPLAIQGARGEEALAPLTIPDAYQYPNLNLDDGPPASVARAYSTLVEDWLRGGQTLPSFADALLRHRMLKAIELSASTGSRASYLD is encoded by the coding sequence ATGACGAAAAAAATTGGTGTCGGCATTATCGGCGCCAGCCCGGAGCGGGGGTGGGCGGTCGACGCCCACATTCCTGCCTTGGCGCAGATTCCCGAAGCAGAACTGGTGGCTGTCAGTACCAGCCGCGCTGAATCGGCCCGAGCGGCGGCAAGCCAGTTTGGCGTGGCGTTGGCTTTTGATAATGCCGAGGCGCTGGTCGCTCGTCCTGAGGTTGATCTGGCGGTGGTGACCGTCAAAGTGCCCTATCACTTTGAACTGGTCAGCGCGGCGTTGAACGCGGGCAAGGCGGTGTACTGCGAATGGCCCCTGGGTAATGGCGTTGAAGAGGCCGAAGCGCTGGCAAAAATGGCGGCGGAAAAAGGCGTTTATAACGCGGTGGGGCTACAGGCAAGATCTGCGCCGGTAATCAAATACGCTAAAGCCCTGGTGGCAGAGGGATATGTTGGCGAGGTGCTGTCCTCCACCATTGTCGCCGATGGCATCAACTGGGGCGCCGATGTACTGGACTGCTACCGCTATCTGCTGGACAAAGACAACGGCGCGTCCATGTTGACCATTCCCTTCGGTCACACCATGGATGCCTTTTGTTCGGTCCTTGGCGAGTTCGCCTCTCTGAACGCGACCACCGCAACCCGGCGCAAGCGCGTCAAAGTGGTGGAAAGCGGTGAAATGATCCCCGCTACCGTGGCCGACCAGATTGCCCTGACCGGCGAGTTGGAAAGTGGCGCGGTCGCGTCCGTGCATTTTCGGGGCGGCTTTTCCCGGGGGACGCACTTTTTGTGGGAAATCACCGGCACCGAGGGTGATCTGGTCATCACTGCCGGCGGCGGTCACACCCAAATGTTGCCACTGGCGATTCAGGGCGCGCGCGGCGAAGAGGCACTGGCACCGCTTACCATCCCCGACGCGTATCAGTATCCGAATTTGAATCTGGACGATGGTCCGCCAGCCAGTGTGGCCCGGGCTTACAGCACGCTGGTGGAAGACTGGCTGCGGGGTGGGCAAACGCTGCCCAGTTTTGCCGATGCGCTGTTGCGGCATCGCATGCTGAAGGCGATTGAATTGTCTGCTAGTACCGGCAGTAGAGCCTCTTATCTCGATTGA
- a CDS encoding c-type cytochrome, giving the protein MKKVLLKQVASAVALLVLALSAWALTDKQRDEVSSRIAPAGKVCLQGDSGCGAAMAASGGGAKSGKEVYEGSCQGCHATGAGNAPKMGDTAAWAPRIAQGNDTLYTHAIEGLNNVGMMPAKGLCMTCSDDEIKAAVDYMVENSQ; this is encoded by the coding sequence GTGAAAAAAGTGTTGTTGAAACAAGTTGCATCGGCGGTAGCGCTGTTAGTGTTGGCGCTGTCTGCATGGGCATTGACCGATAAGCAGCGGGACGAAGTCTCATCTCGAATTGCCCCCGCCGGTAAAGTGTGTCTGCAAGGTGACAGCGGCTGTGGTGCTGCGATGGCAGCCTCAGGCGGTGGTGCGAAATCTGGCAAAGAAGTTTACGAGGGCAGCTGTCAGGGTTGTCACGCTACGGGTGCAGGCAACGCTCCTAAAATGGGTGACACGGCGGCCTGGGCGCCTCGGATTGCTCAGGGCAACGATACACTTTACACCCATGCCATCGAAGGTTTGAACAATGTCGGTATGATGCCCGCCAAAGGCTTGTGCATGACCTGCTCCGATGACGAAATCAAAGCAGCTGTGGATTATATGGTCGAGAATAGCCAGTAA
- a CDS encoding S1 family peptidase gives MIRYFPIFTLFVCLLVACGGGSSGDGSGRSGADNEGLGEAGSEELSFSAPQANQIRPGALVTADGSQCTSNFLFYLNDETVYLGVAAHCFSPDTNSGVDPCEARSLPVGFNEIQVENASRPAELVYSSWVAMQEVGESPGSAACEFNDFALVRLAGEDIANIHPAVREVGGPTALESNLAGPGDPVVLFGRSDFTLGNRELQVREGQVVEVLGGGWAYDIVADGSVSPGDSGGPVLTGDGRALAVVSTFTLVLGSGSLAGPVRAGVVNLDRALDYAKEQGFIHADVRLLTWSAFSPPAL, from the coding sequence ATGATTCGATATTTCCCCATTTTCACTCTGTTTGTCTGCCTGTTGGTCGCCTGTGGTGGTGGTTCCTCAGGGGATGGCTCAGGCCGGTCTGGTGCCGATAATGAAGGTCTCGGAGAGGCGGGCTCCGAAGAACTGTCATTTTCTGCGCCACAGGCTAACCAGATTCGTCCCGGCGCTTTAGTGACCGCCGATGGCTCTCAGTGCACCAGTAATTTTCTGTTTTATCTGAACGATGAGACGGTTTATCTCGGGGTGGCTGCCCACTGCTTCAGCCCGGATACCAATTCGGGGGTCGATCCCTGCGAAGCCCGGAGCTTGCCGGTGGGCTTTAATGAGATTCAGGTTGAGAACGCCAGCAGGCCGGCGGAGCTGGTCTACTCCAGCTGGGTCGCGATGCAAGAGGTCGGGGAGTCGCCCGGGTCGGCGGCATGTGAATTTAATGATTTCGCCCTGGTGCGGTTGGCCGGGGAAGATATTGCCAACATTCATCCGGCGGTGCGGGAAGTGGGCGGTCCGACAGCGCTGGAGTCGAACCTTGCCGGTCCCGGTGACCCAGTGGTGCTATTTGGCCGTTCGGATTTTACGCTGGGCAACCGCGAGCTGCAGGTCCGGGAGGGCCAAGTCGTGGAAGTGCTGGGTGGCGGCTGGGCCTATGACATTGTCGCCGATGGTTCAGTGTCACCGGGGGATAGCGGTGGCCCTGTGTTAACCGGCGATGGCCGTGCCCTCGCGGTGGTTAGCACCTTCACTCTAGTGCTGGGGTCCGGCAGTCTGGCGGGGCCGGTTCGGGCAGGGGTTGTCAATTTGGACCGAGCGTTGGACTACGCCAAAGAACAGGGCTTTATTCATGCCGATGTGCGCTTGTTGACCTGGTCGGCGTTCTCGCCGCCGGCGCTTTGA
- a CDS encoding AraC family transcriptional regulator, whose protein sequence is MDLAGAKGQGILASWVLTIIRALEKQSGLLRDDILGAAQLDGERLQQGSNRYSQQEVTQLWVCARKLAHNPAFGLCVAQEVKPASFHVVGHLMACSVTLLRALERLARYCRLLSDATTARLVSRGELITLEFLYDLDKNPPVAQSYDTVLASILHLLREISGDRIDPHSVNLRYSDTALDPAFEAFFSCPIAYGAAQECLTFNRADLERPILAADEELANLLEAVAREQLELRMQDRLPLRVRDALVAQFTDGAPSKAKTAQMLHMSERTMLRRLKEQGETYSGVLNQLREELAFQYLRQGHLSLGEIAERLGFSDYWAFSRAFKRWTGKTPGRHAKGAE, encoded by the coding sequence GTGGACCTGGCGGGTGCGAAAGGGCAGGGGATACTTGCCAGCTGGGTGTTAACGATTATCCGCGCGCTGGAAAAGCAGAGTGGCCTGTTGCGGGATGACATTCTCGGCGCCGCGCAGCTCGATGGCGAGCGCCTGCAGCAGGGCAGTAATCGCTATAGCCAGCAGGAGGTGACGCAACTTTGGGTGTGTGCCCGAAAGCTCGCCCACAACCCGGCCTTCGGCCTCTGCGTTGCTCAGGAGGTCAAGCCGGCGAGCTTTCATGTGGTGGGACACCTGATGGCCTGCAGCGTGACGCTGCTACGGGCTTTAGAGCGCCTTGCCCGATATTGCCGTTTGCTCTCGGATGCCACTACCGCCCGGTTGGTCAGCAGAGGCGAGTTGATCACCCTGGAATTTCTCTACGATCTGGACAAAAACCCGCCCGTAGCGCAATCCTACGACACTGTGCTAGCCAGCATTCTGCATTTGCTGCGGGAGATATCTGGTGATCGCATCGATCCTCACTCGGTTAACCTGCGCTACTCGGATACCGCTCTCGATCCCGCCTTTGAGGCGTTCTTTTCTTGCCCGATAGCGTACGGTGCGGCGCAGGAGTGCTTGACCTTTAATCGCGCTGATTTGGAAAGGCCCATCTTGGCTGCCGATGAAGAACTGGCCAATTTGCTGGAGGCGGTTGCCCGGGAGCAATTGGAGCTGCGAATGCAGGACCGGCTCCCCCTGCGGGTGAGAGATGCCCTGGTGGCCCAGTTTACCGATGGCGCACCGTCCAAGGCGAAAACCGCGCAAATGCTGCATATGAGCGAGCGCACCATGCTTCGTCGCCTCAAAGAACAGGGCGAGACCTACTCGGGGGTACTCAATCAGCTGCGGGAGGAGCTGGCTTTTCAATATCTCCGTCAGGGCCATTTGAGCCTTGGTGAGATTGCCGAGCGCCTGGGATTTTCAGACTACTGGGCCTTCAGTCGGGCCTTTAAACGCTGGACGGGCAAGACGCCGGGGCGCCACGCCAAAGGGGCCGAATAA
- a CDS encoding sulfotransferase family protein → MSDMAELPTDLDGLLAVARQQAGLSEFGDTEFLKGLSILLDALPREANLNATGKQMVYGGIIRLLTNRLRYAEDVRKHLEILDEKIVKPIIITGLPRTGTSKLQRVMSADPQVQRLDFWKELFPAPFPDEEPGNPQGRIDAALQMETALSENFPGWMARHPMEAEEPDEELHLMEMAFDSIISWLFARTPSFYDYVASSDQRGSYKVTHQMLQYLQWQDGNTEGRPWIMKTPVHLGSMPMLLETFPDAIIVHCHRDPRDVIPSFASLIEEGRKIGSDTVDPVEIGRDVFAYWADQMDRNLQARESLPADRILDIDYLDIVKDVNSVIEKVYAKAGRTLTAESLAAFNNYEGRRPKGYWGTYEYTPEQFGLSLDDIDTRFATYRQQFILK, encoded by the coding sequence ATGTCAGACATGGCTGAACTTCCTACCGATCTTGACGGCCTGTTGGCGGTGGCTCGTCAGCAGGCGGGCCTGAGCGAATTTGGCGACACCGAGTTTCTAAAGGGTTTGTCGATCTTGCTCGACGCGCTGCCCAGGGAAGCCAACCTGAATGCCACCGGCAAGCAAATGGTGTACGGCGGCATTATCCGTCTGCTGACTAACCGTTTGCGTTACGCCGAGGATGTGCGCAAACACCTGGAGATTCTGGACGAAAAGATCGTCAAGCCGATCATTATTACCGGGCTGCCCCGCACCGGAACCTCAAAACTGCAGCGCGTAATGTCGGCGGATCCCCAGGTGCAGCGACTGGATTTCTGGAAAGAACTGTTTCCTGCACCCTTTCCCGATGAAGAGCCGGGCAATCCCCAGGGCCGGATCGATGCCGCTCTGCAAATGGAAACGGCGCTGTCAGAGAACTTTCCCGGCTGGATGGCGCGCCATCCCATGGAGGCCGAGGAACCCGACGAAGAACTGCATTTAATGGAGATGGCCTTCGACAGCATTATCTCCTGGCTGTTTGCCCGCACGCCGTCGTTCTATGACTACGTTGCCAGCAGCGACCAACGCGGCAGCTACAAAGTGACCCATCAGATGTTGCAGTACCTGCAGTGGCAGGACGGCAACACCGAAGGTCGCCCCTGGATTATGAAAACGCCGGTGCATCTTGGCTCAATGCCAATGCTGTTGGAGACCTTCCCCGACGCCATTATTGTCCACTGCCACCGCGATCCCCGGGATGTGATTCCGTCTTTTGCTTCGCTGATTGAAGAGGGCAGAAAGATTGGCAGCGACACGGTTGACCCGGTAGAAATCGGCCGCGATGTGTTTGCCTACTGGGCTGACCAGATGGACCGCAATCTGCAGGCGCGTGAGTCACTGCCCGCCGACCGCATTCTGGATATCGATTACCTGGATATCGTCAAGGATGTGAACAGCGTGATCGAGAAGGTCTATGCCAAAGCGGGCAGAACGCTGACTGCCGAATCGCTGGCCGCCTTTAACAACTACGAAGGTCGTCGCCCCAAGGGCTACTGGGGAACCTATGAGTACACCCCGGAGCAGTTTGGTCTGTCGCTTGATGACATAGACACCCGCTTCGCGACCTATCGCCAGCAATTCATTTTGAAATAA
- a CDS encoding indolepyruvate ferredoxin oxidoreductase family protein — translation MHHKKISLDDKYALDTTRAYLTGIEALVRLPILQHQRDTERGLNTAGFVSGYRGSPLGTVDQSMWKARKYLDKHNIKFQPGINEDLAATAVRGTQELGLLPGARYDGVFGMWYGKGPGVDRSMDVFKHANAVGTSKYGGVLAVAGDDHAAKSSTLPHQSEHMFMGASMPVLAPANVQEVLDLGIYGWELSRYSGCWAGLKAITENMDSAISAEIDPHRINIVMPDSFELPADGVHVRFPDTPLAQELRLNKYKIYAAREFARVNNLNRIVLDSAQPRLGIITSGKSYLDVMQALEDLGIDDNTAAKIGLRVYKVGMPWPLEPVVTHQFADGLEEILVVEEKRSVIEDQLTGQLYNWSVDKRPRVIGEFDEHGKDLLPNLSELTPAMVARAIASRIRRFYQSEEIDKRLRFYDQKEQSIASKRDKITRSPHYCSGCPHNTSTQVPDGSVAFGGIGCHYMSTFMENRPAHTFTQMGGEGVSWIGQAAFTDTKHVFQNLGDGTYFHSGLLAIRQAVASGANITYKILYNDAVAMTGGQPIDGQLSVEQIIQQLRGEGIKRIALVSDHPEKFKFKAKNGLTIDHRDDLMAIQKSLREVTGTSVLIYEQTCAAEKRRRRKKKLMEDPNRRIFINKAVCEGCGDCGKKSNCLSVLPAETELGRKREIDQSACNKDYSCVSGFCPSFVSVIGGNLKKNKAAAAVQEFVPLPEPAQPVLSQPWNIVVTGVGGTGVLTITAVLAMAAHIEGKGCATMNQTGLAQKFGPVVSHLRIAQQQEDIHAVRIPAGDADLLLGCDLVVSAGDEAIAKLNTERSYAVINDTDAPTAEFVYNPDAQFPKESMKNILLEEVGAHKVTFVEASQIATHLLGDAVASNFFMLGYAYQLGYIPVSAQAIEDAIELNGVAIEFNKQAFLWGRRSAVAPEEVRAISGVDAEHWQPLEQLDDIIEFRYQHLRKYQDDNYAKRYADIIEKVRQAEAALLGENTIQELALSVAVAKALHKLMAYKDEYEVARLYSDGDFIKQLQDTFEGDFKLQFHIAPPLLSQKDRDTGHPRKRTFGAWMMPAFRLLAKFKSLRGTKLDIFGYTSERKIERQLIEEFIQELESLLGKLTLENRDTAIEIVELVQKLRGFGHVKLAAVDTYRRDRDALMKHCLSGGVEYIEIVSAA, via the coding sequence ATGCACCATAAAAAAATATCCCTGGACGACAAATATGCATTGGATACCACCCGCGCCTACCTCACCGGCATCGAAGCCTTGGTGCGCCTACCCATTCTCCAACACCAGCGGGACACCGAGCGTGGTCTGAATACCGCGGGTTTTGTCTCCGGCTATCGCGGCTCCCCCTTGGGCACCGTCGATCAGTCCATGTGGAAGGCCCGCAAATATCTCGATAAGCACAACATCAAATTCCAGCCCGGCATCAATGAAGACCTCGCCGCCACCGCCGTGCGCGGCACCCAGGAACTGGGCTTACTGCCCGGAGCAAGGTACGACGGAGTGTTTGGCATGTGGTACGGCAAAGGCCCTGGTGTTGACCGCAGCATGGACGTGTTCAAACACGCCAATGCGGTAGGCACCTCAAAGTACGGCGGGGTGCTGGCAGTAGCCGGCGACGACCATGCCGCTAAATCCTCTACCCTGCCTCACCAGTCCGAGCATATGTTCATGGGTGCCTCCATGCCGGTACTGGCGCCCGCCAATGTGCAAGAAGTCCTCGACCTCGGCATTTACGGCTGGGAGCTATCCCGCTACAGCGGCTGCTGGGCGGGCCTGAAAGCCATCACCGAAAATATGGATTCGGCTATCTCTGCCGAAATCGACCCCCACCGCATTAACATTGTCATGCCCGACAGCTTCGAATTGCCCGCTGATGGCGTGCATGTGCGGTTCCCCGATACCCCACTGGCCCAGGAATTACGGCTGAACAAATACAAAATCTACGCCGCCCGCGAGTTCGCCCGCGTCAATAACCTGAACCGCATTGTGCTGGACAGCGCGCAACCGCGGCTGGGCATTATCACCAGCGGCAAGTCCTACCTCGATGTCATGCAGGCCCTGGAAGATTTGGGCATTGACGACAACACCGCCGCCAAAATTGGCCTGCGGGTGTACAAGGTGGGCATGCCCTGGCCGCTCGAGCCAGTGGTCACCCATCAGTTCGCCGACGGCCTGGAAGAAATCCTGGTGGTCGAGGAGAAGCGCTCGGTAATTGAGGACCAGCTCACCGGCCAACTGTATAACTGGTCGGTGGACAAACGCCCCCGGGTTATCGGCGAATTTGACGAGCACGGCAAAGACCTGCTGCCCAACCTGAGCGAACTGACACCGGCCATGGTGGCCCGGGCCATCGCCTCGCGGATTCGGCGTTTTTACCAGAGCGAGGAAATCGACAAGCGCCTTCGCTTCTATGATCAGAAAGAACAATCCATCGCCAGCAAGCGAGACAAGATTACCCGCAGCCCGCACTATTGTTCCGGCTGCCCTCACAACACCTCCACCCAGGTGCCGGACGGCAGCGTCGCCTTTGGCGGCATTGGCTGCCATTACATGAGCACCTTTATGGAAAACCGCCCCGCCCATACCTTTACCCAAATGGGCGGCGAAGGGGTGAGCTGGATTGGCCAGGCAGCCTTCACCGATACCAAGCATGTGTTTCAAAATTTGGGTGACGGCACGTACTTCCATTCCGGACTACTGGCCATCCGCCAGGCCGTTGCCTCCGGCGCCAACATTACCTACAAAATCCTCTACAACGACGCCGTTGCCATGACCGGTGGCCAACCCATCGACGGCCAGTTGAGCGTTGAGCAGATTATTCAGCAGTTGCGTGGCGAGGGCATCAAGCGGATCGCCCTGGTCTCCGATCATCCGGAGAAATTTAAATTCAAAGCCAAAAATGGCCTGACCATTGATCACCGGGACGACCTGATGGCAATCCAGAAATCGCTGCGGGAGGTCACCGGCACCAGCGTGCTGATTTACGAACAAACCTGCGCCGCCGAGAAACGCCGTCGCCGCAAGAAGAAATTAATGGAAGACCCCAACCGGCGGATCTTTATCAACAAAGCGGTCTGCGAAGGCTGTGGCGACTGCGGTAAAAAATCTAACTGCCTGTCTGTCTTACCGGCAGAGACCGAACTGGGTCGCAAGCGGGAGATCGATCAAAGTGCTTGTAACAAAGACTATTCCTGCGTGAGCGGCTTCTGCCCCAGCTTTGTCTCGGTGATTGGTGGCAACCTGAAGAAGAACAAAGCCGCCGCCGCAGTACAGGAATTTGTCCCCCTGCCCGAGCCAGCACAGCCGGTATTGAGCCAACCCTGGAATATTGTGGTCACCGGGGTCGGCGGCACGGGTGTACTCACCATTACCGCGGTGCTGGCCATGGCCGCTCACATTGAAGGCAAGGGCTGCGCGACCATGAACCAGACCGGGTTGGCGCAAAAGTTTGGCCCGGTGGTAAGCCATCTGCGCATCGCCCAGCAGCAAGAGGATATCCATGCCGTGCGTATTCCCGCCGGGGATGCGGATTTGCTATTGGGCTGCGATCTGGTCGTCAGCGCCGGCGACGAGGCCATTGCCAAACTGAATACCGAGCGCTCCTACGCGGTGATTAACGACACCGACGCACCCACCGCCGAATTTGTTTACAACCCCGACGCTCAGTTTCCGAAAGAATCAATGAAGAACATCCTGCTGGAGGAAGTTGGCGCCCACAAAGTCACCTTTGTCGAAGCCAGTCAGATTGCCACCCACCTGCTCGGTGATGCAGTGGCCAGCAACTTCTTCATGCTCGGCTACGCCTACCAGCTCGGTTACATTCCGGTGAGCGCCCAGGCCATTGAAGACGCCATTGAGCTCAATGGTGTGGCGATTGAATTCAACAAACAGGCCTTTCTCTGGGGACGCCGCAGCGCGGTTGCACCGGAAGAAGTACGGGCAATATCTGGCGTTGACGCTGAGCACTGGCAACCGCTGGAACAGCTCGACGACATCATCGAATTTCGCTATCAGCACCTGCGCAAATATCAGGATGACAATTATGCCAAGCGATATGCCGATATTATCGAAAAAGTACGTCAGGCAGAGGCTGCACTCCTTGGTGAAAACACCATCCAGGAATTAGCGCTAAGCGTTGCGGTCGCAAAGGCACTGCACAAGCTCATGGCCTACAAAGACGAGTACGAAGTCGCCCGCCTTTACAGTGATGGCGACTTTATCAAACAGCTGCAGGATACCTTTGAGGGCGACTTCAAACTGCAATTCCATATAGCGCCGCCACTGCTATCCCAAAAGGATCGCGACACAGGCCATCCCCGTAAGCGCACCTTCGGTGCCTGGATGATGCCCGCCTTTAGATTGCTGGCAAAATTTAAATCCCTGCGGGGCACTAAACTGGATATTTTCGGCTATACCAGCGAGCGCAAAATAGAGCGTCAACTTATTGAAGAATTTATTCAGGAACTCGAATCGTTACTCGGTAAGCTGACACTCGAAAATCGCGATACCGCCATCGAAATCGTCGAGCTGGTGCAGAAGCTAAGAGGTTTTGGTCACGTTAAACTGGCAGCAGTAGATACCTACCGTCGCGATCGGGATGCCCTGATGAAGCACTGCCTCAGCGGTGGGGTGGAATATATCGAAATAGTCAGCGCGGCCTGA
- a CDS encoding nuclear transport factor 2 family protein — translation MSEQQNKEIVEGFWQAFSASDADKTLSYLSDDGFSWWIAGDPKEFALAGTRDKAQFAELLSGVLKEAPDGLQMTPSAWTCQGERVAVEAESYGYVKGKLYNNLYHFLMTVRDGKICQVKEYLDTTHATQVLC, via the coding sequence ATGAGCGAACAGCAGAACAAAGAAATTGTAGAGGGCTTCTGGCAGGCGTTTTCGGCCAGTGATGCGGATAAAACCCTGTCCTATCTGTCGGATGATGGCTTCTCCTGGTGGATTGCCGGCGATCCAAAAGAGTTTGCCCTGGCTGGCACCCGGGACAAAGCGCAATTCGCTGAGCTGTTATCCGGGGTGCTCAAAGAGGCGCCCGACGGTTTGCAAATGACGCCCTCTGCCTGGACTTGCCAGGGCGAGCGGGTCGCCGTGGAAGCCGAGTCCTATGGCTATGTTAAAGGTAAACTCTACAACAACCTTTATCATTTTCTGATGACGGTCAGGGACGGAAAAATCTGTCAGGTGAAGGAATATCTCGATACCACTCATGCAACTCAGGTGCTTTGTTAG
- a CDS encoding DUF1145 domain-containing protein codes for MSSSVIIATKAAMCLTWAAFILALAALLPPAINQIALYFGVFVLVAHALEYVFVKAKFASVAGIGLVPTLLFGFAHWLPLVKARQR; via the coding sequence ATGTCTAGCAGTGTCATTATTGCTACCAAGGCGGCGATGTGCCTCACCTGGGCGGCCTTTATCCTCGCCCTGGCCGCCTTGCTGCCACCGGCGATCAATCAGATTGCCCTCTATTTTGGGGTATTCGTGCTGGTGGCTCACGCGCTGGAATACGTTTTCGTAAAAGCCAAGTTCGCGAGTGTTGCAGGAATCGGACTGGTGCCGACGCTGCTGTTTGGATTTGCTCACTGGCTGCCGTTGGTGAAAGCTCGGCAACGTTAA
- a CDS encoding DUF1214 domain-containing protein, with protein sequence MLPKTKADNLPTGFADPEIWLTISQEIAALQKWVWEDPLIKDEHTRAEGVRYLTRLIAGALPMTLDTSSVEYPQFFHFLSTRIHYGLPATDCFYVWAPVHGDYTYKIRGFKGDARVFDIETRNNHFAHIADWTVVDRKSDFETDENNEVEIILSRHEQPGNWVKLPEGYGNIIFRQYFYDWENEAAANVTIERVGAEYPAPGITAEEIRERCGLFIDWLKMLPNRFAEVYRSYYDAPQDRLIFDSIDFGWADLRYGKGTYECGPDEAIIMEVTPPKAHYWSTQLCSHFWEARDYHQRQSSLNGHQATLDKDGVLRAVIAHKDPGAANWLDTGGHERGLISIRYYKADGTPVPTLRKVKFADLSKELDPATPMIGPEERQKVLLARARSIPKRNFD encoded by the coding sequence ATGCTACCCAAGACCAAGGCAGACAATTTGCCCACGGGCTTCGCCGACCCCGAAATCTGGCTGACCATCAGCCAGGAAATTGCGGCCCTGCAAAAGTGGGTATGGGAAGACCCGCTGATCAAAGACGAACATACCCGCGCCGAGGGTGTGCGCTATCTGACCCGCTTGATTGCCGGTGCGCTGCCCATGACCCTGGATACTTCATCGGTGGAGTATCCTCAGTTTTTCCATTTTCTCAGCACCCGTATTCACTACGGCTTGCCTGCGACTGACTGCTTCTATGTTTGGGCACCGGTGCACGGCGACTACACCTACAAGATTCGCGGTTTCAAGGGCGATGCCCGGGTGTTCGATATTGAAACTCGCAACAACCACTTTGCCCATATCGCTGACTGGACGGTGGTGGATCGCAAAAGCGATTTCGAGACCGACGAAAACAACGAAGTCGAGATTATTCTGAGCCGCCACGAGCAGCCTGGCAACTGGGTCAAATTACCTGAGGGCTACGGCAATATTATTTTCCGCCAGTACTTTTATGATTGGGAAAATGAAGCCGCTGCCAACGTGACTATCGAACGGGTGGGTGCAGAGTATCCGGCGCCAGGTATTACCGCAGAAGAGATCAGAGAGCGTTGCGGGCTGTTTATCGACTGGTTGAAAATGCTGCCAAATCGCTTCGCCGAAGTGTACCGCTCTTACTACGACGCCCCGCAAGACAGGCTGATCTTTGACTCCATCGACTTCGGCTGGGCTGATCTGCGTTACGGCAAAGGCACTTACGAGTGTGGTCCAGATGAGGCCATTATCATGGAAGTCACGCCGCCGAAAGCGCACTACTGGAGCACCCAGCTGTGCAGTCATTTTTGGGAGGCCAGGGATTACCACCAGCGCCAATCGTCTCTCAATGGGCATCAGGCAACTTTGGATAAAGACGGCGTACTCCGCGCGGTTATTGCCCACAAGGATCCCGGTGCGGCCAACTGGCTCGACACGGGCGGTCATGAGCGTGGCTTGATCTCGATTCGTTACTACAAGGCCGATGGCACCCCGGTGCCGACCCTGCGCAAAGTCAAGTTTGCTGACTTGAGCAAAGAGCTCGACCCCGCGACACCCATGATCGGCCCCGAAGAACGCCAGAAAGTTCTACTTGCCAGGGCCCGTTCCATTCCAAAGCGTAATTTTGATTGA